The region agtaggatactcattactttgtgtgacaggtttccccaatgtcattggtgcagtggactgcacacacataaggataaaagccccctcaggtgcccatgaggccgattttgtgaataggaaatcctttcacagcattaatgttcaggtgaacataactttttgatattgtccattgacgaacactctgcattgccagtgatgtgcattgattggtgtaatattcctcatcttatgatttcagatggtctgcaatgctgactgtgtgatcagcaatgttgtggcaaaatggcctggctcagtccatgactccagaatctttcgggcctctgaaatctatcagtgcctatcacaaggtaagccacacaacccctatttataaccatcatgtctgtgtcaagaatatcactgtgtttatgaggtagtaatgatgagattttgtgttgacaggtgaattctctggtgtgttgctgggagacagggggtatggctgccagccttttctcctgacacctttcacagacccccaggaagcacagcaggcctacaaccatgcccatgccagggccagagttgaaatgacctttggcctcctgaaggcacgctttcactgccttcacaaattaagggtcagccctgttagggcatgtgatattactgtggcttgtgctgtcctccacaatgtggcctgcctgaggaaggagagggcccccagagtgccaccagccgtggactgggacaatccggcaatcttccctgatgacgacagtggtcggctgctgagggaccaatatgtgttgaattattttagttagtatgtgtgctttcaattttggttaaatatgtcctgcggtggcagaggaatttggtttttttggggttcgttttttgacgaatttggcctcttatgatgtattacacacagtataccgcacaaacaaggctgcagggaggctactgcatccattcatttgtctgttcagttgatgtgtatggatttgtcctgcatttattttagtgtgcagacatgcagggtgtgttatatacagacctttgaatgtgtatgtatcattttgtataatatgcttggattctgtgctttccatcttgtagagtcactgtgacttcagtttcgaaaggagctgatggtttacctgctttgttttgtccttattcaataaaggaacataatgttacacattgtgtttttatattcatatggaatgtgtatttgtttatatgacagagtactagggccacactgaagaaaaaggataaagtcataaatttatgaggctggttctttctgcagattgtttttacagttttgatacttatgacaatgtgatacttaatattctggcacatcagcatgtctttgtttatgaaaccatactgaagtacaatttcacgaaatgccccacatctgtcattttaacaactgtcctcctttaaaacaactggttacaatattatgacttgtgttttttttttcccctctgtggccctaatattctatcattttatatatagccttatagtctatgggaaactgtaaattatctaatgatagcaacatcatctaaaaatcattttttttatccaaaatcattgaaattaatgatcacaaacgtttaaataataacagtgggtctagttatgtgataacaatgtatagtgagcagtgaaataactattggtttccatttgtggtgactgctgactgacattagggatgagattaaatagatcctggaatttagcctggtctggagcaggctagctccacagaataaatctccatggtaatttataccataacatatcctcctgccccctatccatctttagtgcaaccggattacggatcaattgagccaggatcaccaagatatcctggcttaatcccttatcctagttttgtgcaacaggcccctgctctgttggttaagggcttgtaagtaaacatttcacggtaaggtctacgcTTGTTATATTTGGCacgtgacaaagtttgatttggattGCAGTTTTAGGTGGCTAATTAGCAGCGCTTTTAGTATCTGCTGTGTTGATTTACCCTGACCCTAAAGACTCAATGTACTACTGAACTAAACGTACATATGTGAGAACACACTCCTCCTTTAAAATGTTCCCTGAGCACATGCATTGAAAAGGGATTGCTACTATTTGTACTGTGACCAAGAAGCCAGATGATGGCAGTGTTACACAATGGGGGGGGGAGAGACCAGTGGTTGTTTTGGTTCTACTGACTACATCTACGAAATCCACAATATCCACTACCTTTTTAGGaaatagttgtgtggtagatggaaTCCTTTACACTCACTTTCTTCTTAAGTAATTTTGAATGTCCCACGTTCTACACGTGACTCATTTTAGTACTTCACAATGCATACATTGATTTCCTGCCAATGCAGATTTTGTTCTAAATATTTGTGTCAGGtttgagaatacagatatgcagtATTCAACACATGCATTGCAGTTCTACAAACAGCTGCTGTGGATGGTAGTGTAAATAGAGAAGTCTTGGTTGAGTAGTGGTTTTCTGTGGGACGCAATGGAACTGTGATGACTGTCTGCTGGTGTGGAAAGGTTATTCAGAGTTTATTCTGAAACAAATCTGGTGTGATTCACACACCATCTCAGTCTTTTTCTGTATGGTTCATTCACCCTTAAGCCAATGCAGTTACTCTGCTGCCATTTACTGTTGAAGCCATGCATGGACAGATGTTACTATACAGAGTcattattttaatgcagttttaGCGGAGTGTGTATGAATGCGTTTGAGAGAGAGACTAGCAAACTAAATAGGACAGTGTGTTACACAACCCCCTCCTGACATTGCTGGCGGTGGCTGCCTAGCTCGCAGACAGGCGCATTGACTCCTCTTCTTTATCTAGGTCATAGCCTCTGAAGAGAGAAGGCAGCTACAGCAGCAACTGCTCCACACGCACTtcactctcctgtctgtctgaatCTCTCCACACGCTCTGATGAAACCCCAACATCAGCCGCtagggagagggggtggggtgggtTGTAGTGGGGTCGAGGTTTGGATTAGAGGAAAAAAGATTTGAGAGAGAACAGTAGGgtaactttggggggggggggggggtagctttTTTTCTGTCCGAAAATAGACAAGTTTGGTCAGATTTTGATATGTGCATACCGGCTATCTTTAGGCAAACACATTTTGAAAGGAAATAAGTATGCAGAATAAAATAAAGATATTTATGAGATTAGTGTGTTAAAATCAAATTGATACGATTATTTGGGcattttacttggctcattgtgctctagcgactcctttgtgtcgggccgggcacctgcaggctacttcagtctttttttctttctttctttcttttttgaatgtatttttataataacaaatcaatacataaagcacatgagggaacacaagcatacatagatgacaaacaatagacaatcgagctagggggcacaatatcacattacaattacacaaggaccttaagggacatgcatatacttacaattctaacagcttttttgttagtagagcatttaaccgtcttaaaatacagttcaatttctttttgtagggtacgaaaatgtggttttctgtttgtaaatttacatttgtgtatatgaaatttggccaaaagaataatgaaatttaTTACATAAAAAttattccgcttatttctattgtatgtaaagaatccaaacagtacatctctccacaatagtgtaaaatcttcataaatgttgCAGGCTACTTCAGTCCTCAGTTGaattgtgtttcctctgacacattggtacaGCTGGCTTCCGCGTTAAGcaagcgggtgttaagaagcgcagcTTGGCgcgtcatgtttcagaggacacatgacTCGAACTTCGCCTCTCCGGAGCCCATTGACAAGtttcagcgatgagacaagattgtaatcatgaaattggagagaaaaaggagtaatcaaacaaatatatataattaaaaaaggattacattttttttaaccatGTGGATGATTTATCTTTAGGTTCCCCTACTggtaaatatttttaaaaatgtgtaGATCTAACTGAATTagtttatataatatatatatataactttttTCTAAATCACAAAATATTTATATTCGTTTTGTTGGGTGACGTAAAATGTTGAGATGAGATGGATGAGATTTTTGGTTAAGCAAAACTAGTGGCATCTAGGGAAAGAGTCAAAAATGTGGTGACAGGGGTTTCTGTAAGAATTACAGGAGGGGGGTGTTTAACCCCAAGCCACCCTACTATAGAGGAAACCAACACAGTATTACAGAGATAGAGATGGGGACCAAGGGACATACAgtaaagcattttttttgttgatacagtAGAGATACATTTGATCAACTTGGTTTACACAGTCTGTTTCCTGTCTTGTGTTTCATGTTCCCTAAGCCCTGGCCTAAAACCAACCCCAGACTTCCACTGGCCTTGCGTTGGGATCATCACATTTTAGCAGGTGTGGGATTTGAGAAGGAGAGATCATTTGGTGGTGTGTACATGGACTGTGAAGGCCACCAGGGAGAGTTGGCAAGGCATAACTTACCCCAGCCAACAAGCATGCCGAGGCAGATACATAGCATTCCCCAATGATGACCCAATGCTGCCAGCAAAAGGTGATAAAACCAAGAAACCAAGAGAGAGGAGCCAAGCCTCTCTACCTATCATTTATTGAGAAACAATGTGGCTGAATCTCACCACTGAAATTGAGTTATTGATCTATTCTCTTCCCCATGCTCAGGGTCTGTACAAGCCCATCTGCTCatactctccctccttctccctgaaTCCTTATTTCATTCTACCTTCTTTCTTTCCCTGACAGTGGATcatattttatttgattattcTTAGGAATATTTCCCATTCCTTTGTTCTCCGCCAGCCATCTCTGTACACATTTCAATTTGTTTCATTATTGTCACTTACTCGGTTATTTCTCTCTGCTCTCAAGCACCCATTGAATGTTACCTGTTTCTCTGCATCTGCTTATTCTCCCATCATTATTTTCCTCATCCTTTCAGCCCTCCACCTCAGCTGCTGTAGCCGTGTCCCAGGGAGGTTGTAAAGATGGAGAAGAGGCTTCTGAGTAGGCCTATATACAGCAGGGATTGTTTGGTGAGTCTGAGCtctaatagttttttttatgttCTGACATAAAAACGTTTACAAGCACATGTTCACACATACCTCAAACTGTCAGCAGCATTACCACTGAACACACTGAAAAGATGATAGTTTATTCTCCAGTATGCATTTTCGAAGAACAAAGTGCTTAGATATTAGTGTTATGACCTGTGGTAACAGTGTTATAACCTGTGGTAACAGTGTTATAACCTGTGGTTAACACAATGCCTACCTACCGATCAGTGTAATATAATAGCCAACTACTGCAGGTTACTCAGTGGACAGTAGACCAGTCCAGGACACAATCAATTGTCTCAGTCACACACTGTACACTGTCAAGAAGAAAAGAGATTAAGAAGTTCTGGGAGAACAATGTAAGAAGGGGAATAAGAAAATGGAACAACCTGGCCACTAAAATAAACCATTCTGCTGTGTCTGCTTGGGGAATGGGATTGAAAGAAACCTCAAAGGGTCACATTCAGTAATAAATACAGTCAAGTTGTGCTCTGACTTGACAatgttccccctcctctcctattCTGCTACAGTACCTCTACCTTGGTCTTTCTGCTTCAGTGGAAacaaaagactgttgacatcagTAAGTGAAACTGGGGCTTGTTGAGAATTGTGGGACATTCATACTCCGTGAACCTGTTTCGGTAAGTCAATCCTTCATGGCCTGTTTAGTATCCGTTCCCCTCTATTTGAAAAAGTGATTTCCAATAAACTGTGATCAGCTTTGTGCAGAGCCCATTCTATTATAATAGTGGAGGTACAAATGTTGTGCCGAATAGAAGATTTGAGGGTTGGTGTTCCTACAGTGGCCTTTCAGATGTTCAAGCATATAATATCCagacagaaaaacaacaacattaaaaGAATGATGAAACAATCGGTAACATGGGAAATAGGACAGAAAATAAGTGATTATGATAATAAACTCATTATGTAATTTGAATTGATGCATAAATTAGTTCTAAATGCACCTCATGTCTCTCAATTGTCTGAATGATGTGGATAACATAACATTGtcaccacaatgacaaaacacaaGCTGTTGTTGAGTGTCTAGGGCAGTTGATGACACCATCATATAGAGACAGATTTGTCATATGTCATGGTTAACATTGACACAATTCTAAATCTAAGATTACTACAGTCCCTTGCACAAACACGGTCTCAATTTGCGTGTATGTCTTCCACCCAGCAATGTGAAGACACAAGGTAATTACAGACACCACTGGCCACTCAGCTGCTCCCAAAGCCATGAAAGAGTCAGGACTCAGAATGGCCTAGGAGGAAGATGGTTAGGAGAAGACATGGAGAGATATGGTTAGAAGGAGAGATGTGGAGTAACACAGGACAGAGGGCATTGGGAGGTTGATGCTGGATAGCAGTTAAGAGAGAATAGGCATACAAACACACTAGTGTTAAGCAGTGTTGGTGGAGTAATGAACTACATGTAATTCAACTAGTAATTCAACTACAGTGTAGTTAATTCGTTTTTTGCCATGTAggggtgtagctaactactgaaaCTACACACTACTCTTTTTGCAAAAAGAGAAGAAAATATGGGTGAAATAGGCAAGAATTACCATTATTTTCCAGGCAACGTGGAAACGTGGTTtttgtgtttttattattatagttttatttttatttttttgtgtttaataggctaaattGCACATCTGACTCAagagtgatctgttcttgcaatttgcaaaaaaactatattttaaGGGTAGCATTAATGTAGGTAACTTCTTCTAGTGTGAATAATTGGTCGTTTGGTAAATTATgatttcagagtagcttccccaacactcgTTTTAAGCATTTTGTAGACCTATTAGTTATGGTCTCAAAGACTCTCTGTCCAAAATGCAGGTTAGCGTTTTTCATAATTAaccttgttctggaggcagctctgcagagtggtcactagctggcacagccacaaagtaatcAAATTGGATTTCAAGCCTAACCATAACACTAAACTTAATCATACGgctaaccttaatgcctaaccATCACCTTAAAGTATGACcagaaagcacattttttgtttcAAGGAATTTTTATTAGCGGAagtcgctcagttctgcctccagggcaataTTCCTGACAATAATCGTCAACCTG is a window of Oncorhynchus kisutch isolate 150728-3 linkage group LG3, Okis_V2, whole genome shotgun sequence DNA encoding:
- the LOC116369910 gene encoding putative nuclease HARBI1, yielding CPFVRDVVDEEALVLRRAFRRERVFRDRLDPLAFPDDHLYERYRFSADGIRYLCRLLGPRIKHRTARSHALSVAQMVCVALRFFASGAFLYSVGDAEQLNKATICRTIRSVCLAIKALADVFISFPGHRRLCDIKEEFYRIAGFPNVIGAVDCTHIRIKAPSGAHEADFVNRKSFHSINVQMVCNADCVISNVVAKWPGSVHDSRIFRASEIYQCLSQGEFSGVLLGDRGYGCQPFLLTPFTDPQEAQQAYNHAHARARVEMTFGLLKARFHCLHKLRVSPVRACDITVACAVLHNVACLRK